In the genome of Deltaproteobacteria bacterium, the window CACCGGTTTCAGACTGAATTTTGGATCGGGCTTTCCTTTGGGCCGCCCGCCGTGGGAGGCGAGAACCAGCGAGGCGCCCTGCTTGAGGGCGTATTCGAGCGTGGGCAACACCATTCGGATCCTGTTATCGTCCGTGATGTGTCTTTCCTCATCCAAAGGAACATTGAAGTCGGCGCGGATAAACAGTTTCTTTCCGCCGAGTGCGATCTGATCGATGGACTTCACTGAAGTCTCTCCGCTGCAGGTGAAATGCCGTAAAGAGAAACACCGAGGGAGCCCTCGGCGTTCCCTGTGGATCCTTGGTTCAGACGGGCGTCGATATTACAGCGACTTGCCCATGTAAACGGCCAGGTCCACCAAACGGTTGGAATAGCCGTATTCATTGTCGTACCAGGACATGATTTTGACCATTTTCTTGTCAATCACCTTGGTTAACGGCGCATCGACTATGGAAGAATAGGGTGTGGTGTTGAAATCGATGGACACCAGGGGTTCGGTGCTGTACAGCAGGAGGCCTTTCATCGGTCCTTCGGCGGCCGCCTTGAGAGCCCCGTTCACTTCATCCACCGTCACCTCGCGTCTTAACTCGGCAACCAGGTCCACAATGGACACATTGGGAGTGGGAACACGAATGGCAAGGCCGTCCAGTTTTCCCGCCAATTCCGGGATTACCAGCGTTACGGCCTTGGCCGCACCAGTGGTGGTGGGGATCATGGACAAGGCAGCGGCTCTAGATCGACGGGGATCCTTGTGAATGCTATCCATCAATCGTTGATCCATGGTGTAGGAATGCACCGTGGTCATCAGACCGTGGACCACTCCGAAGCTGTCGTTCAGGACCTTGGCGACGGGGGCCAGGCAGTTGGTCGTGCAGGACGCATTCGAAACCACATGATGCTTCGCCGGCTGGTAGGTGTTCTCGTTGACTCCAAGAACGAACGTGGCGTCCACTTCTTTGCCGGGAGCTGAGATGATCACCTTTTTCGCCCCGGCTTCCAGGTGCTTGCCCGCGTCGGAGCGGTCCCGGAACAGGCCCGTGGATTCAATGACGATATCCACCCCCAGCTCTTTCCAGGGCAGGCTGGGTATCTCTTTAATACAAAGGGTCTTGATCTTGCGCCCGTCCACCACGATGGTCTGACCGTCCAGGCGCACGTCTTTGGGCAAGGTGCCATGTACACTGTCGTATTTGAGCAATCGAGCGAGTTCATCCGGCGAAGACATATCATTGGCCGCAATCAGCTCGATGTCATTATGACCCATAACAATAGCCCGCGTCACGTTCCGGCCGATACGGCCGAATCCGTTGATAGCGATTCTTAACCCCATAGTCCCTCTCCATTGTGTCGTTAAAGTTCGTTTATATGTTGGTTCCGATTGGATTATGATCGGAAAGTACAACCAATTTAAAGCCTTTTCAGGACGACGTCAACTGAAAATGGGTCCGCGGGAGGGACCGGCGCACACGTTCGGTCAAACGCTATCGGAGAATATAGATAAACAAGCCAAACGCCAGAATGAGAACGGCCATGTCTTTGAATCCTCGGGCGGAACTCATAACGGAGGCCACGCCCACCAGAGGAACGAGAAAAGCCATGAAATGAAGGGGTTTCAGCAGGAAATGGGGAAGCAAGGGGAATGTGGCGGAAATGAAGCTCAAGCCGGCCAGGCTCGTTACAAACAGAAGAGCGAAGACGGAACCATACGCCAGGCCGAGTCCGCCCCAATTCAGCCGAGCGAGCATTTTCAGTCGGCGAGCCTCAAGAGCCTTTTCGGCCTGCCGGGAGAATCGGCTGTTGGTTTCCTTCAAGCGAAGGTCGACGCGGCGATACAAGTAGGCAACGGGCAGAAATACGGCGAAACCGTACATCAAGTCTGCGTGAGCGAGGGCGGTTTCCGTCTCCAGGCCCAGGATGCCCGTGGACGTGGCGAGTATGGCGAAAGCCGTTTCGTCGGGCGGTGTGGCGCTTCCCATCGGAAGGTGGTGTGTCCATAAGAGTTCCACCGTTACACCTACCAGCAACCCGTCCATGGGATTTCCGAGAAGAACGCCTATAAAGGGAGCGGCTACAATCGGACGGCTTATCATAACCTGAAAGGCATGGGTGCGATCCAACCATAGCAGGGCGCCCAGGGTGCTTAACTTGAGACAGAGCCACAGCAAATCCACGGGGTTCACCTCGGCGTCGGGCGCAACGACGTGTGTTCGATCCATGGGTCCGGGCGCCGGTTTCAACGGAACGTGGACCATCCGGCTTCTTCGGCCAAACGATCCAACGAGTCCGGGTTCCTCAGTTTTTGATACGACAATGAATCCGGCTATTCCAATTCCTGTACATGGAGCGCCGCCTTTCCGGGAGAACACCCATCAGGGGATCCGGGAAAAGCCGATCGGGAGCCCGGCGAAGCCGTCAGCGTATCCGGAGAACGTCTTCGAGAAAAAATGGTTTCTCGTTGGGTACGGCTCGGCATTCCACCTGTACTCCCGACGCCGAAAGCTCTCGCAAACACGTCAAGTCGTTCCGGCTTAGCGCCACGCTGGGAGTCACCTGCCGGCAGCCTTCCTCAAAATGGACGTTGCCCAGGTTGATGGAGGTAAAATGGAGCCCCATGGAAAAGGCCCTTTGCGCACCCTGACAGTCTGAAAACAGCAGCAGGACCCGATTCTTTTCCCATCTGTTTGCGAGCAGTTTCCGGACCAGCGTTTCGACCGTATCGATTTCCAGATGAATTTTGCCGGGAACGGACATACAGAGGATTGTTTTCTGCAGCTCGTTAGAGGCCAGTTGGTCGTCCGCAACCAGCACGCAATCCGATCTGACGTGGGGAACCCAGGTTTCCAACACCTGTCCGTGGATGAGACGACAATCGATGCGGACCAGCACCAAGGACATATCTATTGCTTTTGATTCGGCTTCTGATACAAAACCTTGCTGGCCAGGGAGATGCTGCGGAGTCCGGCTTCCATGGCTTCTTCAGCAAGATTACCGAGGACCATGCCTTCCTTCCGTTGGGAGAGTTTCAGCAACATGGGGAGGTTTGCGCCCGTGATCACTTCCACCTGTCCCTGCTCCAGAAATGAAAGACTCAGATTGGATGGTGTTCCACCCAACATGTCCACCAGAATGATAACGCCGTCACCATCATCCACCGAGCGTATGGCTTCTTGGATCTGAGACCGAAGGGATTCCACGCTCTGGCCGGGATCCAGACTCAGACTGCGGGATTGCGCAAGTCTTCCGACGATAAATTCAGCGGTCTTGATAAGCTCTTCTCCTAAGCGAGAGTGAGTTACCAGCAATACACCAATCATGCTTATCTACTCCCTGTCGATGTCCCGATGTTTCAAGAATACGCCGACTCTGTTTCGCTCGAGGAACTCAGCCAATGCCTCGGCTACGGCGACGCTGCGATGGCGTCCTCCGGTGCACCCCACGGCTATCGTGAGATACGATTTCCCCTCTCTACGGTAAAGAGGAATCAGGGTCAACAGCAGGTCGGAAAATTTTTCGAGGAACGTGTGGGTCTCTTTCTGTTCCATTACGAAAGCGAACACCTCGGCATCACGTCCGGTTTTAGGTTTCAAATCGGGTATGAAGAAAGGATTGGGCAGAAAACGCACGTCCATGACCAGGTCGGCTTCGGATGGGATTCCGAACTTATAGCCGAATGACAGGAGATCGATGCGCATACGTTCCTCGGACGGAGCGCCTGTAAAATGAAGAATGATGATTTCGCGGAGTTCATGAATGGTAAGGTGGGTGGTGTCGATGATGCGATCGGCCGTCTTGCGAAGGTCACCCAGCAGCTCCCGTTCCCGGCGAATGTTGTCGGCCAGGGAACCGGGGAATCCCAGAGGATGCTGCCGGCGGGTTTGACTGTATCGGCGGATCAGACATTCGTCCGAGGCTTCCAGGAACAAAATCTGGATATTGTAGCCTTGTACCCGCAGGCTTTCGAAGGTTTTATGATATCGGACGGAAAACTCTTTCTCGCGCAAATCCATGACCAGCGCAAGTTTGAGTTCTTCCTTGGTGAATTCGGTCTTCAGATCGAGAAGTTTCGGTAAGAGGACCAAAGGGAGGTTATCGATGCAGAAAAAACCGGAATCTTCCAATGCCTTGATGGCCGTGCTTTTTCCGGAACCTGAAAGCCCTGTGATGATGACAATCGGGGTACTGTTCATATGAACTCAGCTCGCCGGCGAACATTGGCATCCAGGAATCACAATCGATTTGCTCTGACACCGTTGAAGAAAGCGATTCTGCTATCTCTCCTTGACATAAAGACTGGATGAAGTGGTTGGCACATCCAAACCATAGGTCGGTACTCAGCTAAGGGCGCGAACTCCAACCGTCCGAAACAGTTGGGAATGGTCCAACCGGCTACAATTCCCGATCCCGATTCTTGATGAGCTTAAAGATATCCTCTCCTGACGAAGCCCGCATCAGGCCGGTCCGAAACTCTTTCTCTTTTAACATCTTCGATATCTTGGCCAGCAGTTTCAAATGCACCCCGGTCGAGTTCTCGGGCGCCAGCAATACGAAAAAAAGATTGGCGGGCTTTCCATCGAGGCTGTCGAAATCGACGCCTTGGGCACTTCGTCCAAAGGAGACGAGCAGCCGGTCGATTCCCTTGACTTTACCATGAGGTATGGCGACCCCGTTTCCGATGCCCGTGCTGCCCAGTCGCTCTCTTTCAGTCAGCACGTTGAACATCACCTCCTCCGTTACGTTCGTCTTGGGATCGACCAGAACGCTCACAAGCTCTCGTAGAACCGACTCTTTATCCCTGCAGGTCAGATGGGAGATAATATGTTGTTCTGTTAATAAATCGGTCAAGTTCATTAATGGTCCTTAAAAGACTCCAAAGACTTCCTGCCCGAAGAAATGGTTTGGGCGGCGAAAAAGCACCACCCACGCCGCCCGATAAGTGGTACAGCAGCAGCTGTATTTAGGGTTTCTCAGGCTGTATCAATCCGTAGTGTCCGTCTCTACGCCTGTAGATCACGTTGATCTGTTGCGTCTCGGAATTGGTAAACACCAAAAAATCATGATCTACAAGTTCCAGCTGCATTACCGCCTCATCGACGTCCATCGGCTTGGCAAATTCACTTTGCGTTTCAATAATTCGCATGCCTTCATCGTCGTCGGACTCAGCAGATATGACATTCATTGTATATTCTAAGGAAGGCTCCTTTTGAGGGCTCTTTCGATTGCGAAGTTTACCTCTGTATTTCTTTACCTGACGTTCGATCTTGTCCATAACCATGTCGATCGCCGAATACAGATCGCCGGTTTCTTCCTGCCCGTTAATTTTGTATCCATTAAACAGTATGGTAACGTCTGCAATATGTCGGAACTTCTCAACCATTAGTACAACGTTGGCCTCACAAGAGGTATCGATGTACTTATTGACGCGATTGACACGATCCACGGCGTATTGCCGAATGCTATCCGAAGGATCCACATGTCTAAAAGTGACATTTACCTGCATATGAACGTTCCTCCCTGTAAAACTTGAGGATAGGATTACCAGCTCCAAGAAAGGACGGCCACACCAACACCCATTAGCCGGGCTTTTGAGGCCTGCTCACTCTACGTCATCCGTCGATGTCTTCCTGGAGTTCCTGTTAGCGTTAAAATAGGGGTCTTTCCGCTTGCTGGACGGCAAAATTCCCATAGCTTCCCGATACTTGGCTACGGTTCGTCTGGCGATGTTAATGCTTTCCTCTCCTAACACTTCCACAATCTTCTTGTCGCTGTAAGGTCGGGTCGGATCTTCACCGTGAACGATCTGACGGATTTTGGCTTTGACGCTTTCCGATGCCATGGAATCTCCGTCCGAGCGTCCAATGGCGCTGTTGAAAAAGAACTTGAGACTGAGAGTTCCTTGTGGAGTGTGCGCGTACTTGTTGGTGGTGACTCGGCTGATGGTGGATTCGTGCATCTGGATGTCTTCGGCCACGTCCTTCAAGATCAACGGCTTGAGATGGGAAATCCCATGCTCAAAAAATTCCTTCTGAAATTTCAAGATGCTTTCGGTCACCTTGTAGATGGTTCGCTGTCTCTGGTGTATGCTCCTGATCAACCACATGGCGGATCGGAGTTTTTCCTGGATGTAGTGTTTGGCCTCGGCGCCGACGTCCTGGGATCCGCTGAGGGCTTCTTTGTAAAGGTTGTTGATTTTGAGCCTGGGCAAGCCGTCTTCGTTCAACGTAATCAGGAAGCCGTCCTCCTCCTTGTAGATGTATATGTCCGGCGTGATATAACGGGGCGGTTCGGTATGATAGAGCCGTCCGGGTCGGGGCTCCAGATTGACTATAATCTTCACCGCTTCCAGGATGTCGTCGATCGAGCATCCCAGCCTCCTGCTCAAGAGCGCATAGTTCTTGTTTTCGAGAAGGCCCAGGTGGTCGGATACAATCTCCGTCACGATGTGGTTATCGAGATCCAACGCCCGGATTTGAATCAGCAGACACTCCCGAACGTTCCGTGCGGCAACACCCGGCGGATCGAACTCCTGGACCCGCTCGAGCACTCTTTCCACCAACTCGGGATCCTTCCCCGAACTGGACGCTATTTCCTCCACCGATGAGGTCAGGTACCCGTCCTCGTTGAGATTGAGAACGATCTCGCTGCCAATGGCGACCTCCTCTTCGGAAAAATCCATCAGCCGAAGTTGCCACATGAGATGGTCCGTCAGATCTTCCTCCTTGGTCAGGAAATTCTCGAAGGAGGGAGTTTCTCTTGCTTCCGACTCGTAGCGGACCCGGCCGGCCTGCGAGCTGGTGTACACTTCCCAGTTGAAATCATCACCGGCGCGTCCGTCGTCCGGGGTTTCGGTTTCCCGATCGACGTTCTCGACCGGATAGGACGCATCGAGGGCCTGGGCGGAGTCCATTTCAGGGGTGGCGGCCTCAGCGGGTTCGACCTCGGCCCCGGTGAGTTCCATGTCTACGGTGGAATCATCGAGCAGTGGGTTGATCTCCATCTCTTCCCGGATCGTGTCGATGAGTTCCAGGCGAGACAGTTGTAGGAGCTTGATCGTTTGCTGCAGCTGAGGCGTCATGATCAGTTGCTGCGTCAGCTTCAAGCTCTGTCTGAGTTCCATGGCCATTAAAGTCTGAACCTTTCCCCGAGGTAAATCTTGCGCGCTTTTTCGCTTTGAGCGATTACGGAAGGGGTTCCTTCTTCCAACAACCGTCCTTTATTCAAAATATAAGCACGATCACAGACGTTCAAAGTCTCCCGAACATTGTGATCTGAAATCAGCACTCCGATGCCCTTTTCTCTGAGTCGTCGGACTATATTCTGTATATCGGATATGGCCAAGGGATCAATGCCCGCAAACGGCTCGTCGAGCAGAATGAAGGAGGGTGAGGTCACCAAGGCCCGCGCGATTTCAACCCTTCTTCGCTCCCCCCCTGAAAGAGAGGCTGCTTTATTTTTGGCCAAGTG includes:
- a CDS encoding PTS fructose transporter subunit IIA, which codes for MIGVLLVTHSRLGEELIKTAEFIVGRLAQSRSLSLDPGQSVESLRSQIQEAIRSVDDGDGVIILVDMLGGTPSNLSLSFLEQGQVEVITGANLPMLLKLSQRKEGMVLGNLAEEAMEAGLRSISLASKVLYQKPNQKQ
- a CDS encoding PTS sugar transporter subunit IIC; the encoded protein is MDRTHVVAPDAEVNPVDLLWLCLKLSTLGALLWLDRTHAFQVMISRPIVAAPFIGVLLGNPMDGLLVGVTVELLWTHHLPMGSATPPDETAFAILATSTGILGLETETALAHADLMYGFAVFLPVAYLYRRVDLRLKETNSRFSRQAEKALEARRLKMLARLNWGGLGLAYGSVFALLFVTSLAGLSFISATFPLLPHFLLKPLHFMAFLVPLVGVASVMSSARGFKDMAVLILAFGLFIYILR
- the gap gene encoding type I glyceraldehyde-3-phosphate dehydrogenase, translated to MGLRIAINGFGRIGRNVTRAIVMGHNDIELIAANDMSSPDELARLLKYDSVHGTLPKDVRLDGQTIVVDGRKIKTLCIKEIPSLPWKELGVDIVIESTGLFRDRSDAGKHLEAGAKKVIISAPGKEVDATFVLGVNENTYQPAKHHVVSNASCTTNCLAPVAKVLNDSFGVVHGLMTTVHSYTMDQRLMDSIHKDPRRSRAAALSMIPTTTGAAKAVTLVIPELAGKLDGLAIRVPTPNVSIVDLVAELRREVTVDEVNGALKAAAEGPMKGLLLYSTEPLVSIDFNTTPYSSIVDAPLTKVIDKKMVKIMSWYDNEYGYSNRLVDLAVYMGKSL
- a CDS encoding PTS sugar transporter subunit IIA — its product is MNLTDLLTEQHIISHLTCRDKESVLRELVSVLVDPKTNVTEEVMFNVLTERERLGSTGIGNGVAIPHGKVKGIDRLLVSFGRSAQGVDFDSLDGKPANLFFVLLAPENSTGVHLKLLAKISKMLKEKEFRTGLMRASSGEDIFKLIKNRDREL
- a CDS encoding PTS sugar transporter subunit IIB; its protein translation is MSLVLVRIDCRLIHGQVLETWVPHVRSDCVLVADDQLASNELQKTILCMSVPGKIHLEIDTVETLVRKLLANRWEKNRVLLLFSDCQGAQRAFSMGLHFTSINLGNVHFEEGCRQVTPSVALSRNDLTCLRELSASGVQVECRAVPNEKPFFLEDVLRIR
- the rpoN gene encoding RNA polymerase factor sigma-54, whose amino-acid sequence is MAMELRQSLKLTQQLIMTPQLQQTIKLLQLSRLELIDTIREEMEINPLLDDSTVDMELTGAEVEPAEAATPEMDSAQALDASYPVENVDRETETPDDGRAGDDFNWEVYTSSQAGRVRYESEARETPSFENFLTKEEDLTDHLMWQLRLMDFSEEEVAIGSEIVLNLNEDGYLTSSVEEIASSSGKDPELVERVLERVQEFDPPGVAARNVRECLLIQIRALDLDNHIVTEIVSDHLGLLENKNYALLSRRLGCSIDDILEAVKIIVNLEPRPGRLYHTEPPRYITPDIYIYKEEDGFLITLNEDGLPRLKINNLYKEALSGSQDVGAEAKHYIQEKLRSAMWLIRSIHQRQRTIYKVTESILKFQKEFFEHGISHLKPLILKDVAEDIQMHESTISRVTTNKYAHTPQGTLSLKFFFNSAIGRSDGDSMASESVKAKIRQIVHGEDPTRPYSDKKIVEVLGEESINIARRTVAKYREAMGILPSSKRKDPYFNANRNSRKTSTDDVE
- the rapZ gene encoding RNase adapter RapZ; its protein translation is MNSTPIVIITGLSGSGKSTAIKALEDSGFFCIDNLPLVLLPKLLDLKTEFTKEELKLALVMDLREKEFSVRYHKTFESLRVQGYNIQILFLEASDECLIRRYSQTRRQHPLGFPGSLADNIRRERELLGDLRKTADRIIDTTHLTIHELREIIILHFTGAPSEERMRIDLLSFGYKFGIPSEADLVMDVRFLPNPFFIPDLKPKTGRDAEVFAFVMEQKETHTFLEKFSDLLLTLIPLYRREGKSYLTIAVGCTGGRHRSVAVAEALAEFLERNRVGVFLKHRDIDRE
- the raiA gene encoding ribosome-associated translation inhibitor RaiA, with translation MQVNVTFRHVDPSDSIRQYAVDRVNRVNKYIDTSCEANVVLMVEKFRHIADVTILFNGYKINGQEETGDLYSAIDMVMDKIERQVKKYRGKLRNRKSPQKEPSLEYTMNVISAESDDDEGMRIIETQSEFAKPMDVDEAVMQLELVDHDFLVFTNSETQQINVIYRRRDGHYGLIQPEKP